In the Streptomyces fradiae ATCC 10745 = DSM 40063 genome, TCGTTCGGCGACGAGTACCGCTACCCCGCGCTCGCCGCCGCCCTGGGCGCCGGTCCCCGCCGCCTCGGGCTGCTGCTGGCCAAGCTCGCCGTGACGGCCCTGACCGCCCTGCTGCTCGCCGTCGTCGTCGCCGTCGTCGACCTGGAGGCGCTGCGACTGGTCTACGGCGGCGCGTTGATCCCCGTGCCGTCCAACTGGCCCGCGCTCTGTGCCGGTTGGGTCGCTCTCACGGTCGGCTGCGGCTGGGCGGGGCTCCTCGCGGCCGGGGTGTTCCGGGCCGCTGCCGCGGGGATCGCCGCCGTGCTCGCCGTACCCGTGGTCATCGCTCCCGCCGTGGAGGAGACGCTGCTGCGCCCGGCCGCCCGCACGGTCGCCGGACTGCCCTCGCGGCTGCGCGAAGTGGCCTGGCCGCGCTGGCCTCAGGAGGCCGACCGGTTGCTCGACGGCGCCCTGCGCGTGCTCGCCCAACCCGTCGGTGCGGCGCTGACGTTGTCGCTGTCGACGCTCCTCTGCGCGTTCGTGTTCACAGGGCTTCGACGAGGTGTTCGCTGGTGACCGATTGCCGATCGGAAGCGACCGATGCTCCCCAATCGGTCGCGGCTCCTTGGAATTTGCCCGCTTCCTTCCGATAAGGCGTCAATTGCCGCGCGGGCGCCGATCACCCTTTCGTGTGCTTTTCACCAAAGACCTCAAGAGCTCCGGAGGCGACGCCGACAAAGGATGCGTGAGTACCCTTGCGCACACCATGATGACCGCCGCCCGCGCCGGCGAGGCCGGCCTTCCCGCTCCGGGCGGCCTCGGCCGCTACTCCTACGGGGAGAGCGCGGCGCCCGACCGCGTCGGAGCCCCGGCCTGGGACCCCGGGGAAACGGAGTTGGGAAGGGCGGCCCGCCGCCCGGCGGGCAACCGGGGCCGCGGGCTCCACGGCCAACTCGTCCAGCAGCTCGGCCAGATGATCGTCTCCGGCGACCTCGGGGCCGACCGCCCGCTCGTCCCCGAGGAGATCGGCCAGCGCTTCGAGGTCTCCCGCACGGTCGTGCGCGAGTCCCTCCGCGTCCTGGAGGCCAAAGGCCTCGTCAGCGCCCGCCCCAACGTCGGCACCCGGGTCCGCCCGGTCAGCGACTGGAATCTGCTGGACCCCGACATCATCGAGTGGCGGGCCTTCGGGCCCCAGCGCGACGACCAGCGCCGCGAGCTCGCCGAGCTCCGCTGGACGATCGAGCCGCTCGCCGCCCGCCTCGCCGCCGGCCACGGGCGTGAGGAGGTCCAGCAGCGCCTCGTCGACATGGTCGAGATCATGGGCCACGCGCTGGCCCAGGGTGACGCGCTCACCTTCTCCCGCGCCGACACCGAGTTCCACTCCCTGCTCATCCAGCTCGCGGGCAACCGCATGCTGGAGCACCTCTCCGGCATCGTCTCCGCGGCGCTCCAGGTGTCCGGCGCCCCGGCGATCAGCTGCGACCGGCCCGGCGAGTCCTGCCTCACGCATCACGGGCGCATCGTCGAAGCCCTCGCCGCCGGCGACGGCCCCGCCGCCGAGGCCGCCATGCGCCAGCTCCTCACCATCCAGCCCGATGTGGAGCGGGTCGTCCCGGCCCCCCGCGAGCACTGACGGCGGACCGTGACCGCGGGCCGCACGCGCGGTGCCGTACGGCGCCCCACGCCGTACGGGAGCACGGCATCCGCCGCCCACGGCAGCCGCCCCCACGCGGCACCGCACGCACACGTGTCGCCGGACCCCATCGGGGTACGGGAACCGGGCCCCGCCACGGGCCCGGCGGCACGGTCCGCCCCCGCCCCCGCCCGCACACCGCACCCGGACCCCAGGCCCATCGCCACCCTGGGCCGCCCCGTCCCCCCGGTCGCGCCCCCCTGGCCCGGCCGTCCCGGATCCGCCCGCACCGCCCCTCGGGCATCCGCGGAGCCTCCGGCAAGAACGACAGGACCGGCACCCCGCCCCCCGCACCGCTCTGTGCGGCGCCGCCCAGGCGGGCGCCGAGGGCGAGGCGGCACGGCAGACCAGAGGGGCGCGGGGCCGCGGGTCCGCAGCGCCGGCACGCGTGAGGGGCATACGGGGTGATCATCCCGTAACACCACCTTTCCTCCCGCTTCGCGGTGTGACTCGGGCCACGCGGATTGGGCGTAACGCTCCTCGAAGTACGGCGATGACCTAAGAGGTGACAGCCGAAGAGGGAATACAGCAGCCGTCCAGGGCGCTGTGCCCCTCCGAGGTTCAGCCCGCGTCGCCGGCTCATTCCCCGCCGGCGGTCGTCGGCTCCGGCTCGATCATGAGCGGGGCCGGAAGCCGTTTCCATCGTTCCGAGAGGTTGTTCGTGTCGGCCAGCACATCCCGTACGCTCCCGCAGGAGATCGCCGAGTCCGAGTCTGTGATGGCGCTCATCGAGCGGGGAAAGGCTGATGGGCAGATCGCGGGCGATGACGTGCGTCGGGCCTTCGAGGCTGACCAGATTCCGCCAACCCAGTGGAAGAATGTTCTGCGCAGCCTCAATCAGATCCTCGAGGAAGAGGGTGTGACGCTGATGGTCAGTGCAGCGGAGTCGCCGAAGCGCGCCCGCAAGAGCGTCGCAGCGAAGAGTCCGGCGAAGCGCACCGCCACCAAGACCGTCACCGCCCGGACGACCGCGGCGAAGGCGGCCGCGTCCTCCGCGGCGGGCCAGGCGGCCCAGAGCGCGGACTCCCCGGCCGAAGAGGCCGGTGCGCCTGCCAAGAAGACCGCCGCGAAGAAGACCACCGCGGCGAAGAAGACCACTACCGCGAAGAAGACCGCGGCCAAGAAGACCACGGCCAAGAAGACGGCCGCCAAGAAGGACGCCGACGAGCTCGTCGAGGGCGAGGAGCTCATCGAGGACGTCGCGGCGGTCAAGGGCGAGGACGAGGAGCCCGAGGGCGAGGCCAAGGGCTTCGTCCTGTCCGACGAGGACGAGGACGACGCGCCGGCCCAGCAGGTCGCCGTCGCCGGTGCCACCGCCGACCCCGTCAAGGACTACCTGAAGCAGATCGGCAAGGTCCCCCTGCTCAACGCCGAGCAGGAGGTCGAGCTCGCCAAGCGCATCGAGGCCGGACTGTTCGCCGAGGACAAGCTGGCCAACGCCGACAAGCTGGCTCCGAAGCTCAAGCGCGAGCTGGAGATCATCGCCGAGGACGGCCGCCGCGCCAAGAACCACCTGCTGGAGGCCAACCTCCGTCTGGTGGTCTCCCTCGCCAAGCGCTACACCGGCCGCGGCATGCTGTTCCTGGACCTGATCCAGGAGGGCAACCTCGGCCTGATCCGCGCCGTCGAGAAGTTCGACTACACCAAGGGCTACAAGTTCTCCACGTACGCCACGTGGTGGATCCGGCAGGCGATCACCCGCGCCATGGCCGACCAGGCCCGCACCATCCGCATCCCGGTGCACATGGTCGAGGTCATCAACAAGCTCGCGCGCGTCCAGCGCCAGATGCTCCAGGACCTGGGCCGCGAGCCCACCCCGGAGGAGCTGGCCAAGGAGCTCGACATGACCCCGGAGAAGGTCATCGAGGTCCAGAAGTACGGCCGTGAGCCGATCTCGCTGCACACCCCGCTCGGCGAGGACGGCGACAGCGAGTTCGGCGACCTGATCGAGGACTCCGAGGCGGTCGTCCCGGCCGACGCGGTGAGCTTCACCCTCCTCCAGGAGCAGCTGCACTCGGTGCTCGACACGCTCTCCGAGCGTGAGGCCGGCGTCGTCTCCATGCGCTTCGGTCTCACCGACGGCCAGCCGAAGACGCTCGACGAGATCGGCAAGGTCTACGGCGTGACCCGGGAGCGGATCCGCCAGATCGAGTCCAAGACCATGTCGAAGCTGCGCCACCCGTCGCGCTCGCAGGTCCTGCGCGACTACCTCGACTGAGCGAGGGCTCGACCGAGCGGCTGCTTCGACCGAGCGAGCCTCGAACGCGCGCGCCTGAGCGCGACACCCGGGAGGGCCCGGTTCCGAGAAGGAACCGGGCCCTCCGGCGTTGCGGGGGTGCGGCCGGACGCCGTGTGGCTGACGCTGAGTGAGCGACATGCACCACGGAGTCAGGAGGCCGAATGCGCGTCACGCGTCATCCCATCAGCAGGAAGCGGGCGGTTCTGGTGGCCCTGGCCGCCGCGGCGGCCCTCGCACCCCTGGTCGTCCCGGCGCCGGCGGCCGCCGACAGCGTGGTCGTGGGCGGCCGGACGACGAGTGCTCCCGACTCCCCGTGGGTCGTGGCGCTCTCCAGCGTTGACCGGTTCGGGCGTATGCGGGCCGGCCAGTTCTGCGGGGGTGTCGTGATCGCCCCGACGAAGGTGGCGACGGCCGCGCACTGCCTGCGGGAGGACGTGCTGGGCGTACGGCCGCAGGACCTGCGGGACCTGAAGGTCATCGCGGGGCGCAGCGACCTCGGCGGGACCGGAGGGCACGAGATCCCGGTGAAGTCGATGTGGATCAACCCGGCGTACGACGCGGAGACCAACTCCGGGGACGCCGCCGTGCTCACGCTCGCCAAGGCGCTGCCGCCCGGGTACGTGATCCCCGTCGCCCCGGCGGGGGACCCCGCGTACGCCCCCGGCGCCGGCGCGACCGTGTACGGCTGGGGGGACACGACCGGCTTCGGTACGTACGCGCACACGCTCAACGCGGCCGACGTGTCCGTCCTGCCCGACGAGGACTGCGCCCGCGCCTATCCGGCGGCGCCGGGCCAGGCGCGGTACCTCCCGGCGACGATGCTGTGCGCGGGGACGCGGGAGGGCGGCCGGGACGCCTGCCAGGGCGACAGCGGAGGCCCGCTGATCGCGCGCGGCAAGCTCATCGGCCTGGTGTCGTGGGGGAGCGGCTGCGGGCTGGCGGAGAGTCCCGGTGTCTACACGCGGGTCTCCGCGGTGCTGCCCGCGCAGTGAGGGGCACTCCGGCCGGGCGCTGCGCCGCCCGGCCGGTGCGGCGGGCGCGGCCCCGGCCCGGTGGGCCGTGGGCCGTCGTACGGCGAAGGGCGGCACCCCGCCGTCACACGGGGTGCCGCCCTCCGCCGTACGGCGGTTTCGGGTAGGGAGGCGACGGGCGGCCTCACCCCCGAGGTGACGGGGGCGGCCGCCCGGTGGCCGGTCCTGGACCGGTCTCGCTCGTCGTGGACGCGCGTGTCAGCGGTCCTCGTCGGGTGCTCCGGCCGGCACGGTCGTGAGCCGGTCCGTCTCATCCTGTATGTCAGCGGCGATCTTCTTCAGTTCCGGCTCGAACTTGCGGCCGTGGTGGGCGCAGAAGAGCAGTTCGCCACCGCTGGTCAGCACGACGCGCAGATATGCCTGGGCGCCGCAGCGGTCGCAGCGGTCGGCGGCCGTCAGCGGGCTCGCGGGGGTCAGAACAGTAGTCACGTCGCCTCTTCTCTAGCTCGACGAGCTGTCGTACCAGGGTCAACATCCAACCAGGCCGAAAACGTTCCCGCTCGCGGCTTTTCCTCGAAACTTTCTCCAAGGTGGCTGTCTGCTGCCGGTTGGCGGCGAATGAGCCGTATTGCTGTGTCGCTCTGCGTTACGGGTTTCGCGTTGCTTGTGTCGTATGTCCCCCCGGCTGGGTTGCCGGTTGTTCATGAGGACGTGCCCGGAGCCTAAATGGTTCATGCCTGGATGGGAACGTGATGTCCACGTCACCCACCCGAGTGATCGAACGCGCGTACGATGCTGGACTAGCATGGACCCTTCACGAGGGTGGCGTGACAACCGCTCTACCAGGGCTCTGTACGCTCGGACCGGCACAGAAGGCCACCCCGTACCCGCATGGGCAAGAACTCAAATTCAGCGAGGAGCGAACCGCGTGACCGCCGAGACGTCCGTTCCGTCCAGTGCGCTGCTGACAGCAGACCGTGACGGTTCCAACTACACCGCGCGGCACCTGCTCGTACTCGAGGGGCTCGAAGCGGTTCGCAAGCGCCCCGGCATGTACATCGGGTCCACCGACAGCCGCGGCCTGATGCACTGCCTCTGGGAGATCATCGACAACTCGGTCGACGAGGCCCTCGGCGGCTACTGCGACCACATCGAGGTCGTCCTCCACGACGACGGCTCGGTGGAGGTCCGGGACAACGGCCGCGGCATCCCCGTGGACGTCGAGCCCAAGACCGGCCTGTCCGGCGTCGAGGTCGTGATGACCAAGCTGCACGCCGGCGGCAAGTTCGGCGGCGGCTCGTACGCGGCCTCCGGCGGCCTGCACGGGGTGGGCGCCTCCGTGGTGAACGCCCTGTCGGCCCGCCTCGACGTGGAGGTCGACCGCAACGGCGCCACCCACGCGATCAGCTTCCGCCGCGGCGTCCCCGGCGTCTTCACCGAGTCCGGCCCCGACGCGCCCTTCGACCCGGCCAACGGGCTCCGCAAGGCCAAGCGCGTCCCGAAGACCCGCACCGGCACCCGCGTGCGGTACTGGGCCGACCGCCAGATCTTCCTCAAGGACGCCAAGCTCTCCCTGGAGACGCTGCACCAGCGCGCCCGCCAGACCGCCTTCCTCGTCCCCGGCCTGACCATCGTCGTCCGCGACGACCGCGACCTCGACGGCATCGGCAAGAGCCAGGAGATCTTCCACTTCGACGGCGGCATCAGCGAGTTCTGCGAGTTCCTCGCGCCCGACAAGCCCGTCTGCGACATCCTGCGCCTCACCGGCCAGGGCACGTTCAAGGAGACCGTCCCGGTCCTCGACGACCGCGGCCACATGACCCCCACCGAGGTCACCCGCGAGCTCGGCGTGGACGTGGCGCTGCGCTGGGGCACCGGCTACGAGACGACGCTCAGGTCCTTCGTCAACATCATCGCCACGCCCAAGGGCGGTACGCACGTCACCGGCTTCGAGCGGGCCATCACCAAGACGGTCAACGAGGTCCTGCGCGCCTCCAAGATGCTGCGCGTCGCCGAGGACGACATCGTCAAGGACGACGCCCTGGAGGGCCTCACCGCCGTCGTGACCGTCCGGCTGGCCGAGCCGCAGTTCGAGGGCCAGACGAAGGAGGTCCTGGGCACCTCCGCCGCCAACCGCATCGTCGCCAACGTGGTCGCCAAGGAGCTGAAGGCCTTCCTGACGTCCACCAAGCGGGACGCCAAGGCGCAGGCCCGAGCCGTGCTGGAGAAGGCCGTCGCCGCCGCCCGCACGCGCATCGCGGCCCGCCAGCACAAGGAGGCCCAGCGCCGCAAGACCGCGCTGGAGACCTCCACCCTGCCGGCCAAGCTGGCCGACTGCCGCAGCGACGACGTCGAGCGCAGCGAGCTGTTCATCGTCGAGGGCGACTCGGCGCTCGGCACGGCGAAGCTGGCCCGGAACAGCGAGTTCCAGGCCCTCCTGCCGATCCGGGGCAAGATCCTCAACGTCCAGAAGTCGTCCGTGTCGGACATGCTCAAGAACGCCGAGTGCGGCGCGATCATCCAGGTCATAGGGGCCGGTTCCGGCCGGACCTTCGACCTCGACGCCGCCCGGTACGGCAAGATCGTCCTGCTGGTCGACGCCGACGTCGACGGCGCGCACATCCGGTGCCTGCTGCTGACCCTGTTCCAGCGGTACATGCGCCCGATGGTCGAGGCCGGCCGGGTCTTCGCCGCCGTCCCGCCGCTGCACCGCATCGAGCTGGTCCAGCCCAAGCGCGGCCAGGACAAGTACGTGTACACGTACTCGGACAACGAGCTGCGGCAGACGCTGCTGGAGTTCCAGCGCAAGGGCGTCCGGTACAAGGACTCCATCCAGCGCTACAAGGGCCTCGGCGAGATGGACGCCGACCAGCTGGCCGAGACCACCATGGACCCGCGCCACCGCACGCTGCGCCGCATCAACATCGGCGACCTGGACGCCGCCGAGCAGGTCTTCGACCTGCTGATGGGCAACGACGTGGCGCCGCGCAAGGAGTTCATCACCAGCTCGGCGGCGACGCTGGACCGCTCGCGCATCGACGCCTGAGGCCGGCCGCCGCGCGGCGTCCCGCCGCTCCACCGGGCCCGCCGGCCGGACCCGTCTCCGGTCGGCGGGTTCCGGGGTCCCCGGCCGTCGCGCACGCGCCGGGGTGCCCTCGCGGCTCCTCCGGGGTGCCCGGAGGAGTGGGCGGAGTGCCCGGACCCCGGCC is a window encoding:
- a CDS encoding DUF7455 domain-containing protein, with product MTTVLTPASPLTAADRCDRCGAQAYLRVVLTSGGELLFCAHHGRKFEPELKKIAADIQDETDRLTTVPAGAPDEDR
- a CDS encoding RNA polymerase sigma factor is translated as MSASTSRTLPQEIAESESVMALIERGKADGQIAGDDVRRAFEADQIPPTQWKNVLRSLNQILEEEGVTLMVSAAESPKRARKSVAAKSPAKRTATKTVTARTTAAKAAASSAAGQAAQSADSPAEEAGAPAKKTAAKKTTAAKKTTTAKKTAAKKTTAKKTAAKKDADELVEGEELIEDVAAVKGEDEEPEGEAKGFVLSDEDEDDAPAQQVAVAGATADPVKDYLKQIGKVPLLNAEQEVELAKRIEAGLFAEDKLANADKLAPKLKRELEIIAEDGRRAKNHLLEANLRLVVSLAKRYTGRGMLFLDLIQEGNLGLIRAVEKFDYTKGYKFSTYATWWIRQAITRAMADQARTIRIPVHMVEVINKLARVQRQMLQDLGREPTPEELAKELDMTPEKVIEVQKYGREPISLHTPLGEDGDSEFGDLIEDSEAVVPADAVSFTLLQEQLHSVLDTLSEREAGVVSMRFGLTDGQPKTLDEIGKVYGVTRERIRQIESKTMSKLRHPSRSQVLRDYLD
- a CDS encoding DNA gyrase/topoisomerase IV subunit B yields the protein MTAETSVPSSALLTADRDGSNYTARHLLVLEGLEAVRKRPGMYIGSTDSRGLMHCLWEIIDNSVDEALGGYCDHIEVVLHDDGSVEVRDNGRGIPVDVEPKTGLSGVEVVMTKLHAGGKFGGGSYAASGGLHGVGASVVNALSARLDVEVDRNGATHAISFRRGVPGVFTESGPDAPFDPANGLRKAKRVPKTRTGTRVRYWADRQIFLKDAKLSLETLHQRARQTAFLVPGLTIVVRDDRDLDGIGKSQEIFHFDGGISEFCEFLAPDKPVCDILRLTGQGTFKETVPVLDDRGHMTPTEVTRELGVDVALRWGTGYETTLRSFVNIIATPKGGTHVTGFERAITKTVNEVLRASKMLRVAEDDIVKDDALEGLTAVVTVRLAEPQFEGQTKEVLGTSAANRIVANVVAKELKAFLTSTKRDAKAQARAVLEKAVAAARTRIAARQHKEAQRRKTALETSTLPAKLADCRSDDVERSELFIVEGDSALGTAKLARNSEFQALLPIRGKILNVQKSSVSDMLKNAECGAIIQVIGAGSGRTFDLDAARYGKIVLLVDADVDGAHIRCLLLTLFQRYMRPMVEAGRVFAAVPPLHRIELVQPKRGQDKYVYTYSDNELRQTLLEFQRKGVRYKDSIQRYKGLGEMDADQLAETTMDPRHRTLRRINIGDLDAAEQVFDLLMGNDVAPRKEFITSSAATLDRSRIDA
- a CDS encoding FadR/GntR family transcriptional regulator codes for the protein MSTLAHTMMTAARAGEAGLPAPGGLGRYSYGESAAPDRVGAPAWDPGETELGRAARRPAGNRGRGLHGQLVQQLGQMIVSGDLGADRPLVPEEIGQRFEVSRTVVRESLRVLEAKGLVSARPNVGTRVRPVSDWNLLDPDIIEWRAFGPQRDDQRRELAELRWTIEPLAARLAAGHGREEVQQRLVDMVEIMGHALAQGDALTFSRADTEFHSLLIQLAGNRMLEHLSGIVSAALQVSGAPAISCDRPGESCLTHHGRIVEALAAGDGPAAEAAMRQLLTIQPDVERVVPAPREH
- a CDS encoding S1 family serine peptidase, with amino-acid sequence MRVTRHPISRKRAVLVALAAAAALAPLVVPAPAAADSVVVGGRTTSAPDSPWVVALSSVDRFGRMRAGQFCGGVVIAPTKVATAAHCLREDVLGVRPQDLRDLKVIAGRSDLGGTGGHEIPVKSMWINPAYDAETNSGDAAVLTLAKALPPGYVIPVAPAGDPAYAPGAGATVYGWGDTTGFGTYAHTLNAADVSVLPDEDCARAYPAAPGQARYLPATMLCAGTREGGRDACQGDSGGPLIARGKLIGLVSWGSGCGLAESPGVYTRVSAVLPAQ